A window of the Candida orthopsilosis Co 90-125, chromosome 1 draft sequence genome harbors these coding sequences:
- a CDS encoding transporter has protein sequence MSKKQLTSSSSSVKSSDSTELPQPITGDSTNSIEQQRQPPPQQLHDDLEDQTSTRSGHFKESDAGDGTLREDQYIHGTKLVLCFVSLFLCLFLFALDQTIVATILSTVGNKFNAFENVGWLSSGFLLTMAVFIQPFGKLSIIFGRKWSMVVAVVIFEAGSLMCALAPTMNVLIGGRVLAGIGGAGIQGLTFVIVSEVVPINKRPVGMTILSVTFAVASVLGPLIGGAFTTHVTWRWSFYINLPVGGFALAVFLYSFRPPFPNVNIWEELKQFDYIGTFFFISGCVIFLLAITFGSSDFAWDSGAVISCFVIGPILLIVFAIWNFRFSKNQIIGTDVITTPQIIASALSISGVFSAFIVTMIYASVYFQVVRDSSAMGAGLHLLPCIIAVVICSVVSGGMVQKFKYVKPWGIFSGVMAPIGAGLLSLLRVDSSFSKQVGLLIIMGIATGTQFQPAIISAQIKAPKTPGGTIMTTIFINASRCLSSAIAATLSDAVYTSSLKNFLKSEIPKASSQIQQSLQSIDVSSLMSSNTVLKTLDPATERFIKEQMVKSIQNVFYMCIGFAAISTLACPFITNKKLPDMKHMAKLD, from the coding sequence ATGAGCAAGAAACAACTTACTTCATCAAGCTCGAGTGTTAAATCAAGCGATTCCACTGAACTACCACAGCCAATTACTGGTGACTCTACTAATAGCATCGAACAACAACGtcaaccaccaccacaacaactacaTGATGACCTCGAGGATCAAACTTCTACACGTCTGGGACATTTCAAAGAATCTGATGCTGGGGATGGTACACTACGTGAAGATCAATATATACATGGAACCAAACTAGTTCTTTGTTTCGTTTCATTATTCCTCTGTTTGTTCTTATTTGCATTGGATCAAACTATTGTTGCTACAATCTTATCCACGGTGGGAAATAAATTTAATGCGTTTGAAAACGTTGGGTGGTTATCTTCAGGGTTTTTGTTGACTATGGCTGTATTTATTCAACCTTTTGGTAAACTCTCAATTATATTTGGTCGGAAATGGTCCAtggttgttgctgttgtcATTTTTGAAGCGGGGTCGTTAATGTGTGCATTGGCTCCTACGATGAATGTCTTGATTGGTGGTAGAGTACTTGCCGGTATTGGAGGAGCTGGTATTCAAGGATTGacttttgttattgtttcaGAAGTCGTGCctataaacaaaagacCTGTTGGTATGACCATCTTATCAGTGACGTTTGCCGTTGCATCTGTGTTGGGCCCATTGATTGGGGGTGCTTTCACCACGCATGTCACTTGGAGATGGTCATTTTATATTAATTTACCAGTTGGAGGGTTTGCATTGGCAGTATTTTTATACTCTTTCCGTCCTCCATTCCCAAATGTCAACATTTGggaagaattgaaacaatttgattacATTGGAacatttttcttcatttcgGGATGTGTCATTTTTTTATTGGCAATCACTTTTGGTTCATCTGATTTTGCGTGGGATTCCGGTGCTGTAATTTCATGTTTCGTAATTGGTCCAATATTGTTGATCGTCTTTGCTATTTGGAATTTCCGTTTCTCCAAAAACCAAATCATTGGTACTGATGTGATCACTACTCCGCAAATCATTGCTTCCGCTCTTTCAATATCTGGTGTCTTTTCAGCATTTATTGTCACCATGATCTATGCTTCTGTAtattttcaagttgttCGTGATTCAAGTGCAATGGGTGCTGGATTACATTTGCTTCCTTGTATTATAGCTGTTGTCATATGTTCGGTGGTTTCAGGAGGAATGgttcaaaaattcaaatatgtCAAACCTTGGGGTATATTTTCAGGAGTAATGGCACCAATAGGTGCAGgtttgttgagtttgttgcgtgttgattcatctttttcaaaacaagtTGGATTGTTGATCATCATGGGGATTGCTACAGGtactcaatttcaaccagCCATAATTTCGGCCCAGATAAAAGCACCAAAGACACCAGGTGGTACTATCATGAcaacaattttcatcaatgcaTCTAGATGCTTGTCATCAGCAATTGCTGCCACATTATCTGATGCTGTTTACACGTCGAGCTTGAAGAATTTTCTCAAAAGTGAAATTCCAAAAGCCAGttctcaaattcaacaGTCCTTGCAATCAATTGACGTATCTAGTCTTATGTCCTCCAACACCGTTTTAAAAACATTGGACCCAGCAACCGAGAGATTCATTAAGGAACAAATGGTGAAATCTATTCAAAATGTGTTTTACATGTGTATTGGATTTGCTGCTATATCCACATTAGCTTGTCCTTTTATTACCAATAAGAAATTACCTGACATGAAACATATGGCCAAGTTGGATTAG
- a CDS encoding Ram2 alpha subunit of heterodimeric protein geranylgeranyltransferase type I and farnesyltransferase: MTDYDFSDVTPINLNSNEPQLCQIMYDEEYKSTMGTLLALMQRKEYSRRALYLTELGIELLASHYTTWIYRFSILQNLPNTNYDDELDWCEQVALDNEKNYQIWNYRQLIINEIVKNEEDKKGRKFDPHREFPILEAMLDSDPKNHHVWSYRKWLVEKFDLFNDEKERSFVDQAINADLLNNSAWSHRFFLNFVQDTTPSVETINSEIAYVKGKITQCPQNASSWNYLEGIYDKLDMDMDLTDLEEFANDFVNLDSGRIKSSFALELLVRISKQKGDSEKTAAYSKVLQGLYNK; encoded by the coding sequence ATGACTGACTACGACTTTTCAGATGTCACGCCCATCAATTTAAATAGCAACGAGCCTCAGCTATGCCAGATAATGTACGATGAAGAatacaaatcaacaatgggCACGCTATTGGCACTCATGCAACGAAAAGAATATTCCCGTAGAGCACTTTATTTGACTGAATTGGGAATTGAACTATTGGCTTCACACTATACTACATGGATATACCGTTTCAGTATCTTGCAGAACCtaccaaatacaaattatGATGACGAATTGGATTGGTGTGAGCAAGTTGCTTTGGATAATGAGAAAAACTACCAAATATGGAATTATCGTCAGttaatcatcaatgaaatAGTGAAAAACGAAGAGGACAAGAAAGGACGCAAGTTTGATCCTCATCGtgaatttccaattctAGAGGCTATGTTAGATTCTGACCCTAAAAACCATCATGTGTGGTCCTATAGAAAATGgcttgttgaaaagtttgatcTATTTAATGACGAAAAAGAACGATCCTTTGTGGACCAAGCTATTAATGCTGATCTTCTAAACAACAGCGCCTGGAGTCACCGAttctttttaaattttgtaCAAGATACAACTCCAAGTGTGGAAACAATCAATAGTGAAATTGCTTATGTTAAAGGTAAAATAACGCAATGTCCTCAAAATGCCAGCTCGTGGAACTACTTAGAGGGTATTTACGATAAATTGGACATGGACATGGACTTGACTGATTTGGAGGAATTTGCAAATGACTTTGTCAATCTTGATTCAGGAAGAATAAAAAGCTCCTTTGCATTGGAGCTCTTGGTCAGAATCAGTAAACAAAAAGGCGACAGTGAGAAAACTGCTGCATATAGCAAGGTGCTTCAGGGTTTGTATAACAAATAA
- a CDS encoding Ytm1 protein (protein similar to S. cerevisiae Ytm1p, which is involved in biogenesis of the large ribosomal subunit) codes for MSDKNQIKVKFTTNEEDESLKVEETPLFVPISLKRFGLSEIINHLLGNYKTDSDEEERKPIPFNFLINGELLRTSIEDYLVRNGLSSEAFLTIEYTRAILPPSFQASFNNEDWISSIDSINKTSSAVLDSQLSINEPKILSGSYDGVVRTYNMSGKVEKQYVGHSAPVKSVQWISPTRIVSCGNDRQVRLWKTAYEGIVDQNEEGEEDEIEDGKTLAILEGHKAPVVNLAVNQKAKRILSAGYDNAIGFWSTNYKEMTKIDVPEYDSNVVSTSSKKRRKMALQDSTIRRRSPLSFLQGHTEPVEGVIFDAHDATVGYSVSQDHTIKTWDLVTSRCVDTRTTGFSLLSVLKLPHVNLIASGSSARHINLHDPRVSATSEVINAKLVGHTNFVVGLSASPHNVNMFASSSHDGTVKVWDVRADKSLYTITREDGSTKKKIFDVTWDNEIGIISGGEDKKIQINKGTDIGK; via the coding sequence ATGTCGGATAAGAACCAGATTAAGGTCAAGTTTACCACCaacgaagaagatgaaagtCTAAAAGTGGAAGAGACGCCATTATTTGTGCCTAtatcattgaaaagatttggCTTATCCGAAATCATAAATCATTTGCTTGGAAATTACAAGACAGATTCAGACGAGGAGGAGCGTAAGCCCATACCTTTCAACTTTCTCATAAATGGAGAGCTTTTGCGTACTTCAATTGAGGACTACCTCGTGCGTAATGGTTTGTCGAGTGAAGCATTTTTAACTATAGAATACACTAGGGCCATATTACCACCAAGCTTTCAAgcatcattcaacaacgaGGACTGGATTTCGTCCATAGACTCAATTAACAAAACTTCGAGTGCTGTTTTAGATTCCCAGTTGTCAATAAATGAGCCAAAAATTTTGAGTGGTTCTTATGATGGTGTGGTACGAACTTATAATATGTCGGGTAAGGTAGAAAAACAATACGTTGGACATTCAGCGCCAGTAAAGTCTGTACAGTGGATTTCTCCCACTAGAATTGTATCATGTGGTAACGATAGGCAAGTCAGGTTATGGAAAACTGCATATGAGGGAATTGTTGACCAAAACGAAGAAGGcgaagaagatgaaataGAAGACGGAAAGACCTTGGCAATTTTAGAAGGGCACAAGGCACCTGTGGTCAATTTGGCAGTGAACCAAAAAGCAAAGAGGATATTGAGTGCCGGTTATGATAATGCTATTGGTTTTTGGTCAACAAACTATAAAGAAATGACAAAGATTGACGTCCCCGAATATGACTCGAATGTTGTATccacatcatcaaaaaagagaaggaaAATGGCATTACAAGATTCAACCATTAGACGTCGCTCACCTTTGAGTTTCTTGCAAGGCCACACTGAGCCAGTGGAGGGAGTAATTTTCGATGCACATGATGCCACTGTGGGGTACTCAGTGTCGCAAGATCACACTATCAAAACGTGGGATTTAGTTACTTCTAGATGTGTTGATACGAGAACTACCGGATTTTCATTATTAtcagttttgaaattaccaCATGTCAACTTAATCGCTTCTGGTTCATCAGCACGTCATATCAATTTGCATGATCCAAGAGTTTCAGCTACATCTGAAGTCATTAATGCCAAGCTAGTCGGACACACaaactttgttgttgggtTGAGCGCTTCACCTCATAATGTCAACATGTTTGCTTCTAGCTCCCACGATGGGACTGTCAAAGTTTGGGATGTTAGAGCTGACAAGTCGCTTTACACAATTACCAGAGAAGATGGATCaacgaaaaagaaaatttttgatgtAACCTGGGACAATGAAATCGGCATAATAAGCGGTGGTGAAgataaaaaaattcaaataaacAAAGGAACAGATATAGGTAAATAA
- a CDS encoding Rsm25 protein (S. cerevisiae homolog RSM25 is structural constituent of mitochondrial small ribosomal subunit): MKLQTEAANVLSRTSAYLQSGVIKKKPVWFDIVAKYPPKHNLVKKPYIHGANSTDPRNELLKPKDQPLQKSQLFKTRPTSNEIANKNNQIHRIPKLKFLEDELRNYFYLQHPWELSRPKNLIENNGDEISKKCDWSHMLQLNKPLDGESVIQRAMYLLQNDDKVKDIFEAYDLARFEFYRLRMAEEMESHIAKEESVMYGAVYESTNIDWNLTTEQNYIDNWVKLAAGQTQVLEANANRSQAPSGSLVEEEKSRASLFESLLSVNNDVSDEIKRANGGE, translated from the coding sequence ATGAAGCTTCAAACTGAGGCAGCCAACGTTCTATCACGAACATCTGCGTACCTACAATCGGGAGTGATTAAAAAGAAGCCTGTATGGTTCGACATAGTCGCGAAATATCCCCCAAAACATAATCTTGTCAAGAAACCATACATACACGGGGCCAACTCAACTGATCCTAGAAATGAGTTACTCAAGCCAAAGGACCAACCATTACAGAAATCACAGCTTTTCAAAACACGCCcaacttcaaatgaaattgcaaacaaaaacaatcaGATTCATCGTataccaaaattgaaattcctAGAAGACGAATTGAGAAACTATTTTTACTTGCAACATCCTTGGGAATTGTCAAGACCAAAGAATctcattgaaaataatggtgatgaaatACTGAAAAAATGTGATTGGAGTCACATGTTGCAATTGAACAAACCATTGGATGGGGAATCGGTTATCCAACGAGCCATGtatcttttgcaaaatgacGATAAGGTGAAAGATATCTTTGAAGCGTACGACCTAGCAAGGTTTGAATTCTATCGATTGCGCATGGCAGAGGAAATGGAAAGCCACATAGCTAAAGAGGAAAGCGTTATGTACGGAGCTGTCTATGAATCAACTAATATTGATTGGAATTTGACTACAGAACAAAATTATATTGATAACTGGGTTAAATTGGCTGCTGGGCAAACTCAAGTATTAGAGGCCAATGCCAATAGATCACAAGCACCAAGTGGCTCATTGGTGGAGGAAGAGAAATCTAGAGCTTCGTTATTTGAGAGTTTGTTGCTGGTTAATAACGACGTTTCTGATGAGATTAAGAGAGCTAATGGTGGAGAATAA
- a CDS encoding Msn4 zinc finger transcription factor, with amino-acid sequence MTMNYQSLFGNYANSSNFNRPFVVDSRPADLMTRDAQDLAGIDNTEVLGPHTIGDDYSTQGNPNGLGPKQKAFATTHPNSALSPTSNESTVTNMSDTFQLSDETFFKSSYLITPSNFEAETQLQSSVLSKGLEAEFKFQPSQPFNSSSIDTELPQQEDYNFYRGPSSDRHLRHNSAPSFMQHQQFLNDTELGAPAATTTSNGPNYSHHEEEITSNVSTNSLNQYFATPNSSISSASSSTSTSNALAVGSVMGSNKQVADGNLNAGTSQAPLSTQEPLHITSHTRKHSNTIPIDQLTSLTLRTPSTSSQSGPSRKRSLSYMDQVQQQQLVNLPQPDFNQQLKIEDQSPFSTNASSSLINLDANTIAFSAATAAAVCADSIADFDMPFTGYDNKGSFDQQQGTINPRQLFTTKLATSFSSPSLSSMFGLKRGSLQHLQRSNNNMPIQSQSQEPLMSPNGPQGMPSMNQLEHSAFSPLHNRSLSTSYVDSKTNGDRHRVGDWLSSAGEDSGVDLVGADLELPGSFKTTNTNRSNGGSNGAIVKNRSYSHTNGMHSSRSNTRRNSWQTSSKGKQYAGASPQQQSHFARAVSQQLDELKEQQLSGEKQGQYQQQQQQFTGNTASLQLSPTTISPTIGEIKEEPNDSTQPAQQKKKRRKSSVSKGSIQAQQLLIKEQLDKQLETQHQHGLLNNKPGSKSVSPTNPNQVDTNVPTQNVTKLNKKGGNAFTKNDTKTLSNLQELDPKGLLSAPVVQNENGCFPCSECDKQFKRTEHLKRHIRSVHSNIRPYHCHYCERKFSRSDNLAQHIKTHYKVDGSGNTNIVYGDMTIHSRRDKKKKKKQGTA; translated from the coding sequence ATGACAATGAATTATCAGTCATTATTTGGTAACTATGCTAATAGCTCCAATTTTAACAGGCCGTTTGTGGTTGATAGCAGACCTGCAGATCTCATGACGAGGGATGCACAAGATTTAGCTGGTATTGACAATACAGAGGTTTTGGGTCCTCATACCATTGGTGACGACTACTCCACACAAGGCAATCCGAACGGTCTTGgtccaaaacaaaaagctTTTGCAACTACACATCCAAACTCTGCCTTGTCACCTACTTCAAATGAATCCACAGTCACTAATATGTCTGAcacttttcaattgagtgaTGAGACATTTTTTAAGAGCAGCTACTTAATAACCCCATCTAATTTTGAAGCTGAGACACAGTTACAATCCTCGGTTTTAAGCAAAGGCTTGGAAGCAGAGTTTAAATTTCAGCCATCCCAGCCTTTCAACTCCTCAAGTATAGACACCGAATTACCACAACAAGAGGACTACAATTTCTACAGAGGGCCTAGCAGTGATAGACATCTACGTCATAATTCAGCACCAAGCTTTAtgcaacatcaacaatttttaaaTGACACTGAATTGGGTGCTCCTGCCgccacaacaacatctaATGGTCCAAATTACAGCCACCATGAAGAGGAAATTACAAGTAATGTATCAACGAACTCCTTGAATCAATATTTCGCTACACCAAACTCGTCAATAAGCTCGGCATCATCGTctacatcaacatcaaatgcCCTTGCTGTTGGTTCAGTAATGGGTTCCAATAAACAGGTGGCTGATGGAAATTTGAACGCAGGAACGTCTCAAGCGCCTTTATCTACACAAGAACCACTACACATCACCAGCCACACGAGGAAGCACTCAAACACAATACCAATTGACCAGTTGACCTCCTTAACCTTACGAACTCCAAGCACGAGTCTGCAACTGGGTCCATCTCGAAAAAGATCACTTAGTTACATGGACCAagtacaacaacaacagttgGTCAATTTGCCTCAGCCCGATTTCAATcagcaattgaagattgaaGATCAATCACCGTTTTCGACTAACGCATCCTCAagtttgatcaatttggatGCAAATACTATCGCATTCTCTGCGGCTACTGCAGCAGCAGTTTGTGCTGACTCAATTGCCGATTTCGATATGCCTTTCACTGGCTACGACAACAAAGGCtcttttgatcaacaacaggGGACAATCAATCCACGTCAGTTGtttacaaccaaattgGCAACATCCTTTAGCTCACCAAGTTTGTCTTCAATGTTTGGATTAAAGAGGGGCAGCCTCCAGCATTTACAAcgcagcaacaacaacatgCCGATACAACTGCAGTCACAAGAGCCACTTATGCTGCCAAATGGCCCCCAAGGCATGCCATCTATGAACCAACTAGAGCATTCCGCATTTTCTCCACTTCACAACAGAAGCTTGTCGACATCATATGTTGattccaaaacaaatggAGATAGGCATCGCGTTGGTGACTGGCTCAGTAGCGCAGGTGAAGACAGTGGAGTTGATCTTGTCGGTGCAGATTTAGAACTACCAGGATCGTTTAAAACCACAAACACGAATAGAAGCAATGGTGGGTCCAACGGAGCTATTGTCAAAAACAGGTCATATTCCCATACCAATGGAATGCACAGCAGCAGAAGTAACACAAGGAGAAATTCATGGCAAACCTCGTCAAAAGGGAAACAGTATGCAGGTGCCTCgcctcaacaacaaagtcaCTTTGCGCGTGCAGTGTCACAACAGTTGGATGAGCTAAAGGAGCAACAACTAAGTGGAGAGAAACAAGGGCAAtaccagcagcagcagcagcagttTACTGGTAATACTGCCTCGTTACAGCTTTCGCCTACTACAATATCTCCAACAATAGGAGAAATCAAGGAAGAGCCAAATGACTCAACACAGCCAGCCCaacagaagaaaaagaggagAAAGAGCTCCGTGTCTAAAGGCAGCATCCAAGCACAACAATTATTGATTAAGGAGCAATTGGATAAGCAACTTGAAACTCAGCATCAACATGGTTtgctcaacaacaagccTGGTTCCAAGTCAGTATCTCCTACCAATCCCAACCAAGTCGACACCAACGTGCCCACACAAAATGTGACtaaattgaacaagaaagGTGGCAATGCATTCACCAAAAATGATACCAAGACCTTATCAAATTTACAGGAGCTTGACCCAAAGGGACTTCTTTCAGCACCGgttgttcaaaatgaaaatggttGTTTTCCATGTTCTGAATGTgacaaacaattcaaacGTACAGAGCACCTCAAGCGTCATATTAGATCAGTACATTCAAACATTAGGCCATATCATTGCCACTACTGTGAACGCAAGTTTTCTAGACTGGATAATTTGGCACAGCATATCAAGACACATTATAAAGTTGATGGATCGGGTAATACCAATATTGTTTATGGAGATATGACAATTCACAGTAGAAGGgataagaaaaagaagaagaagcaggGTACAGCATGA
- a CDS encoding Pfk26 6-phosphofructo-2-kinase: MNNPNNQHHESIRKLIASNFKQSNQSPKSEARSDGEINQDGSTTSPTGPYSPSIPNRRKSHSISNADLSQQRSNTKKVSFSNLQSANSSPMTNQSSSSSSGSIDNSENENSDHDDGGKHESCPRARYNAGDVVLRRPDFKGPGGKSKLGMGHDYLQPQNHASFMTSVSPSPSSVSPSVSTTSLNKRVGGRNRHSYGGEKLALTKSLDSQLLEPSESNNSVNSFLPEFNNRPLTDTPFVSYVGSPLTREQSNTEDYDNQETGATDSVHKSKNISHLNLTDLADSNQSSSETESLKEARNSAAHRAASMVGTQSATVSYGMRRPSYVPTDPETELDASKLHSTAGEVQANPEPGVSTLGDTKKHTEEQKRTQLDEREKRLFEIEMEQEKQKQADKKAEINLTKDFSRLLKDVPPHMKEQFEKTPSIEQLKNLLLTAKPPISSRKTYTLNIPGQTKSKTSPDGKIASVDVGSKLVIVMVGLPARGKSYITNKLTRYLNWLQHDCRVFNVGNTRRKSKLNAGPEQNPLPDSHPNSEAQSPIQGAAGGFGEAKKEAVISKPKTTEHDASFFNPENKASTALREKWAMDTLDMLLDYVINGSGSVGIFDATNSTKHRRKKVLKRIQERSNGELKVLFLESICSDPAIIESNIRLKLSGPDYKNMDPEVALKDFVGRLHNYKKAYETIDEEEEQIPGFQYVKMIDVGKKVVSFNIQGFLSSQTVYFLLNFNLCERQIWLTRHGESRDNVSGRIGGDSHLTRRGKKFAKALAKFMNFQREEFRKHQLERFSTRLELKYNSMFNPEDVAAIPNEPNFCVWTSMMHRAVESGVYFNEQVYSVKQMRMLNEIGAGKCEGMTYEEIQDKYPKEFESRLENKLSYRYPGVGGESYLDVLTRLRPLITEIERTTDHLLIISHRVVLRILIGYFLNLQPSDIVQLDVPLHSLYKLETNPYGTKYALYTYREDMDWFVETKPENQRNVQEMGLAFNEKRFSIVPTVPKKSL, from the coding sequence ATGAATAACCCAAACAACCAGCATCACGAATCGATACGTAAATTGATTGCAtctaatttcaaacaatcaaatcaatcgCCAAAATCGGAAGCACGTTCCGACGGTgaaatcaatcaagatgGGTCAACTACTCTGCCGACGGGACCATATTCGCCATCAATTCCCAATCGCAGAAAATCACATTCAATAAGTAATGCAGATTTGTCTCAACAAAGATCGAATACAAAGAAAGTGtcattttccaacttgCAGTCGGCAAACTCATCGCCCATGACTAATCaatcctcatcatcatctagTGGGTCAATAGATAACTCAGAGAACGAGAATAGCGACCATGATGATGGGGGAAAGCATGAATCATGTCCTCGGGCTCGATACAATGCTGGTGATGTTGTATTGCGTCGTCCTGATTTTAAGGGCCCAGGTGGCAAGCTGAAATTGGGTATGGGTCATGACTATTTACAACCACAAAATCATGCTTCATTTATGACAAGTGTCTCACCTTCTCCATCAAGTGTCTCACCAAGCGTGTCTACCACATCGTTGAATAAAAGAGTTGGAGGAAGGAACAGGCACAGTTATGGTGGAGAGAAATTAGCAttaacaaaatcattggaCTCTCAACTACTAGAACCTTCagaatcaaacaattcagTCAACTCCTTCCTACCTGAATTCAATAATAGACCCTTGACTGATACACCTTTTGTGTCGTATGTCGGGTCCCCCTTAACTAGGGAACAATCCAATACTGAAGATTATGACAATCAAGAGACGGGTGCCACGGATCTGGTTCACAAATCGAAAAACATTTCCCATTTGAACTTGACAGACTTAGCTGATAGCAATCAGTCCCTGTCAGAGACTGAGTCTTTAAAGGAAGCAAGAAACTCTGCTGCTCACAGGGCAGCTTCAATGGTTGGTACTCAATCCGCAACTGTCAGCTATGGCATGAGACGGCCTTCATATGTGCCAACCGATCCAGAGACTGAATTAGATGCGTCTAAGTTACATTCAACCGCGGGGGAGGTTCAAGCAAACCCAGAACCTGGAGTAAGCACTCTAGGAGATACAAAGAAGCATACTGAAGAGCAAAAGAGAACACAACTAGATGAACGGGAGAAGAGGCTCTTTGAAATAGAAATGGAACAAGAGAAGCAAAAACAAGCAGACAAGAAAGCAGAAATAAATTTGACCAAGGATTTCTCACGCTTGTTGAAAGATGTTCCACCGCATATGAAAGAACAATTTGAGAAAACACCTTCTATTGAGcaattaaaaaatttgCTTCTAACTGCAAAGCCACCGATTTCCTCTAGGAAAACGTATACTTTGAATATTCCAGGTCAAACAAAATCGAAAACGTCGCCTGATGGAAAAATTGCATCGGTTGATGTTGGGTCGAAACTAGTCATCGTAATGGTTGGATTACCAGCAAGAGGAAAGTCGTATATAACCAACAAGCTCACACGATATCTCAACTGGCTTCAACACGATTGTCGGGTATTCAACGTTGGTAATACCAGGCGTAAGAGTAAATTGAATGCCGGACCAGAGCAAAACCCATTGCCTGACTCGCATCCAAATTCTGAGGCACAATCACCAATCCAGGGAGCTGCTGGAGGTTTTGGTGAAGCAAAGAAAGAGGCAGTCATATCCAAACCAAAAACTACTGAACATGATGCCTCTTTTTTCAACCCGGAAAACAAGGCAAGTACAGCCTTGAGGGAAAAATGGGCTATGGATACTTTGGATATGTTGTTGGACTATGTCATCAATGGAAGTGGCTCGGTTGGTATATTTGATGCTACAAACTCCACCAAACATAGGAGAAAGAAAGTGCTCAAGAGAATACAGGAAAGAAGCAATGGTGAGTTGAaggttttgtttttggagAGTATTTGTAGCGATCCAGCAATTATAGAAAGCAACATTCGTTTAAAATTGAGTGGACCTGATTACAAAAACATGGATCCAGAAGTGGCcttgaaagattttgtcGGAAGACTACATAACTACAAAAAGGCATACGAaactattgatgaagaagaagagcaGATTCCGGGATTTCAATATGTCAAGATGATTGATGTGGGAAAGAAGGTGGTTAGTTTCAACATCCAGGGGTTCCTTTCTTCACAAACAGTATACTTTTTgctcaatttcaatctttgtGAACGTCAAATTTGGCTTACTCGTCATGGTGAGAGTCGAGACAATGTCAGTGGTAGAATTGGTGGTGACTCGCATCTAACAAGACGTGGTAAGAAATTTGCTAAAGCATTGGCTAAATTTATGAATTTCCAGCGTGAGGAGTTTAGAAAACACCAATTGGAAAGATTTTCCACTCGTTTGGAACTCAAATATAATTCAATGTTCAACCCTGAGGATGTTGCTGCAATACCAAATGAACCCAATTTTTGTGTTTGGACATCAATGATGCATCGTGCTGTGGAGTCAGGTGTTTACTTCAATGAGCAGGTTTATTCCGTTAAACAAATGCGTATGTTGAATGAGATTGGTGCAGGAAAGTGTGAGGGTATGACGTATGAGGAAATACAAGACAAATATCCGAAGGAGTTTGAACTGAGGTTAGAAAACAAGTTGAGTTATCGATACCctggtgttggtggtgaAAGTTATTTGGATGTCTTGACTCGGTTACGTCCATTAATCACCGAAATCGAACGCACAACTGATCATCTCCTTATTATTAGTCATCGTGTTGTCCTTCGTATCCTTATTGGTTATTTCCTCAATTTGCAACCCTCTGacattgttcaattggATGTTCCGCTTCACTCGTTATACAAGTTGGAGACAAATCCTTATGGAACCAAGTATGCTTTGTACACATATAGGGAAGATATGGATTGGTTTGTTGAGACGAAGCCAGAGAATCAAAGGAATGTTCAGGAAATGGGATTAGCGTTTAATGAAAAGAGGTTTTCGATTGTGCCTACGGTTCCGAAAAAGTCGCTTTAG